A DNA window from Arachis hypogaea cultivar Tifrunner chromosome 18, arahy.Tifrunner.gnm2.J5K5, whole genome shotgun sequence contains the following coding sequences:
- the LOC112772003 gene encoding uncharacterized protein isoform X1 — translation MEVMFPPSFTLSPNYAPNWFLHFPVTDSSSNNFTFRTSPRVPLHPASRERSFVPPVHVQDESVERVITEPITDNHVLSRHSAVFKQNRLPPLVSALKASAELNTASFHFPGHNRGHAAPDSLTQLIGIRPYLHDLPELPELDNLFCPEGPILEAQTEASKLFGSSETWFLVGGTTCGIQAAILATCSPGDFLILPRNCHLSVISAMVLSGAVPKYIIPDYKNDWEIAGGVTPLQVLKVIQELEREGKKPAAVFITSPTYHGICCSLSEISELCHSHKIPLIVDEAHGAHLGFHPELPNSALQQGADLTVQSTHKVLCSLTQSSMLHLSGNIVDKEKISRCLQTLQTTSPSYLLLASLDAARAQLSESLASVFNQAIKLANETKCLLKRIPGISVLENSSFPTFPGIDPLRLTVGFWELGLSGYEADEILYRDFRIVCELVGSKSITYAVNLGTCRDHVQRLIFGIKHLAATYAHIHQPEETVVTGHAPFADTVTRLIPRDAFFASKRKVSIKDCVGEISGDLVCPYPPGIPVLIPGEVITESAVDYLIRVRSNGGVISGASDPSLSSITVCNV, via the exons ATGGAAGTGATGTTCCCACCCTCGTTCACTCTCTCTCCCAATTATGCACCAAATTGGTTTCTTCATTTTCCCGTAACA GATTCTTCTTCCAACAACTTCACTTTCAGAACTTCACCTAGGGTTCCGCTTCACCCTGCCTCTCGG GAAAGAAGCTTTGTACCACCAGTACATGTGCAAGATGAAAGCGTTGAAAGAGTGATTACTGAACCAATCACAGATAACCATGTTTTAAGTAGACACTCTGCAGTATTCAAGCAAAATCGCCTACCTCCACTAGTGAGTGCACTAAAAGCTTCAGCAGAACTAAATACTGCCAGTTTTCATTTTCCTGGCCATAACAGAGGGCATGCTGCTCCGGATTCATTGACTCAGCTCATTGGAATAAGACCATATCTTCATGATTTGCCTGAGCTTCCGGAGCTTGACAACCTCTTTTGTCCTGAGGGTCCCATATTAGAAGCACAAACAGAAGCTTCCAAACTGTTTGGATCATCAGAGACATGGTTTCTTGTTGGTGGTACTACTTGTGGGATCCAAGCAGCAATATTGGCGACATGTTCACCCGGAGACTTTCTGATTCTTCCTAGGAATTGTCACTTATCAGTGATATCTGCTATGGTTTTATCTGGCGCAGTACCCAAGTACATAATTCCTGATTATAAGAATGATTGGGAGATCGCAGGTGGTGTCACCCCATTACAG GTTTTGAAAGTAATCCAGGAACTAGAAAGGGAAGGTAAAAAACCAGCAGCAGTTTTCATCACTTCACCTACTTATCATGGTATCTGCTGCAGCTTGAGTGAGATTTCTGAGTTGTGTCATTCTCATAAAATTCCTTTGATAGTTGATGAAGCTCACGGTGCACACCTGGGTTTTCATCCTGAGCTGCCGAACTCAGCCCTCCAGCAAGGCGCTGATCTAACTGTGCAGTCCACTCACAAAGTTCTGTGCTCTCTTACTCAGTCATCTATGTTACATCTGTCTGGTAACATTGTAGATAAGGAGAAAATTTCTAGATGTCTCCAAACTCTTCAGACCACAAGCCCTAGTTATTTGCTTTTGGCATCTCTAGACGCTGCTAGAGCTCAACTTAGTGAAAGCCTGGCCAGTGTTTTCAACCAAGCAATCAAACTAGCCAATGAAACTAAGTGCCTCCTAAAACGCATCCCGGGTATCTCAGTCCTTGaaaattcaagctttccaacCTTTCCTGGTATTGATCCGTTACGGCTTACCGTTGGTTTTTGGGAGCTTGGTTTGTCAGGTTATGAGGCAGACGAGATCTTGTACAGGGATTTCAGAATTGTCTGTGAACTCGTTGGGAGTAAATCCATTACTTATGCGGTTAATCTCGGAACCTGTAGAGATCATGTCCAAAGGCTTATATTCGGCATAAAACATCTAGCTGCTACATATGCACACATTCATCAACCTGAAGAGACGGTGGTTACTGGTCATGCACCATTTGCTGATACAGTCACGAGGTTGATACCAAGAGATGCCTTTTTTGCAAGCAAAAGGAAAGTATCAATAAAGGATTGTGTTGGTGAGATTTCTGGGGATCTTGTATGTCCGTACCCACCAGGCATACCGGTTTTGATCCCCGGCGAGGTCATTACTGAAAGCGCCGTTGACTATCTGATTCGAGTTAGGAGTAATGGTGGTGTTATTAGTGGAGCCTCTGATCCCTCACTTTCTTCTATAACTGTCTGCAATGTGTAA
- the LOC112772003 gene encoding uncharacterized protein isoform X2: MEVMFPPSFTLSPNYAPNWFLHFPDSSSNNFTFRTSPRVPLHPASRERSFVPPVHVQDESVERVITEPITDNHVLSRHSAVFKQNRLPPLVSALKASAELNTASFHFPGHNRGHAAPDSLTQLIGIRPYLHDLPELPELDNLFCPEGPILEAQTEASKLFGSSETWFLVGGTTCGIQAAILATCSPGDFLILPRNCHLSVISAMVLSGAVPKYIIPDYKNDWEIAGGVTPLQVLKVIQELEREGKKPAAVFITSPTYHGICCSLSEISELCHSHKIPLIVDEAHGAHLGFHPELPNSALQQGADLTVQSTHKVLCSLTQSSMLHLSGNIVDKEKISRCLQTLQTTSPSYLLLASLDAARAQLSESLASVFNQAIKLANETKCLLKRIPGISVLENSSFPTFPGIDPLRLTVGFWELGLSGYEADEILYRDFRIVCELVGSKSITYAVNLGTCRDHVQRLIFGIKHLAATYAHIHQPEETVVTGHAPFADTVTRLIPRDAFFASKRKVSIKDCVGEISGDLVCPYPPGIPVLIPGEVITESAVDYLIRVRSNGGVISGASDPSLSSITVCNV, encoded by the exons ATGGAAGTGATGTTCCCACCCTCGTTCACTCTCTCTCCCAATTATGCACCAAATTGGTTTCTTCATTTTCCC GATTCTTCTTCCAACAACTTCACTTTCAGAACTTCACCTAGGGTTCCGCTTCACCCTGCCTCTCGG GAAAGAAGCTTTGTACCACCAGTACATGTGCAAGATGAAAGCGTTGAAAGAGTGATTACTGAACCAATCACAGATAACCATGTTTTAAGTAGACACTCTGCAGTATTCAAGCAAAATCGCCTACCTCCACTAGTGAGTGCACTAAAAGCTTCAGCAGAACTAAATACTGCCAGTTTTCATTTTCCTGGCCATAACAGAGGGCATGCTGCTCCGGATTCATTGACTCAGCTCATTGGAATAAGACCATATCTTCATGATTTGCCTGAGCTTCCGGAGCTTGACAACCTCTTTTGTCCTGAGGGTCCCATATTAGAAGCACAAACAGAAGCTTCCAAACTGTTTGGATCATCAGAGACATGGTTTCTTGTTGGTGGTACTACTTGTGGGATCCAAGCAGCAATATTGGCGACATGTTCACCCGGAGACTTTCTGATTCTTCCTAGGAATTGTCACTTATCAGTGATATCTGCTATGGTTTTATCTGGCGCAGTACCCAAGTACATAATTCCTGATTATAAGAATGATTGGGAGATCGCAGGTGGTGTCACCCCATTACAG GTTTTGAAAGTAATCCAGGAACTAGAAAGGGAAGGTAAAAAACCAGCAGCAGTTTTCATCACTTCACCTACTTATCATGGTATCTGCTGCAGCTTGAGTGAGATTTCTGAGTTGTGTCATTCTCATAAAATTCCTTTGATAGTTGATGAAGCTCACGGTGCACACCTGGGTTTTCATCCTGAGCTGCCGAACTCAGCCCTCCAGCAAGGCGCTGATCTAACTGTGCAGTCCACTCACAAAGTTCTGTGCTCTCTTACTCAGTCATCTATGTTACATCTGTCTGGTAACATTGTAGATAAGGAGAAAATTTCTAGATGTCTCCAAACTCTTCAGACCACAAGCCCTAGTTATTTGCTTTTGGCATCTCTAGACGCTGCTAGAGCTCAACTTAGTGAAAGCCTGGCCAGTGTTTTCAACCAAGCAATCAAACTAGCCAATGAAACTAAGTGCCTCCTAAAACGCATCCCGGGTATCTCAGTCCTTGaaaattcaagctttccaacCTTTCCTGGTATTGATCCGTTACGGCTTACCGTTGGTTTTTGGGAGCTTGGTTTGTCAGGTTATGAGGCAGACGAGATCTTGTACAGGGATTTCAGAATTGTCTGTGAACTCGTTGGGAGTAAATCCATTACTTATGCGGTTAATCTCGGAACCTGTAGAGATCATGTCCAAAGGCTTATATTCGGCATAAAACATCTAGCTGCTACATATGCACACATTCATCAACCTGAAGAGACGGTGGTTACTGGTCATGCACCATTTGCTGATACAGTCACGAGGTTGATACCAAGAGATGCCTTTTTTGCAAGCAAAAGGAAAGTATCAATAAAGGATTGTGTTGGTGAGATTTCTGGGGATCTTGTATGTCCGTACCCACCAGGCATACCGGTTTTGATCCCCGGCGAGGTCATTACTGAAAGCGCCGTTGACTATCTGATTCGAGTTAGGAGTAATGGTGGTGTTATTAGTGGAGCCTCTGATCCCTCACTTTCTTCTATAACTGTCTGCAATGTGTAA